Part of the Imperialibacter roseus genome, GATTGTAGGTGTCGGCACGGCAAATTGCCCCTGAGCAAGAGCCGTCAGACACCGGATTCTATTCAAAAATGGTCAGCAGGGTGTGAAGACACACCCTGCGACATGGTATGTCCACACCCCCGCCTTACATGTAGTTATCTCGGCAGCACCACAGGGTTAGCGATGCCATTTAAGTCGTAGACGATTCTTCCTCCCTTAATAGTCATTTCGCACTCAAACTTTTGTGTGCCCGTTTCTTTATGCCCCCGATAGTCGAAGAAGCCAAAGTTGCCTTTGCGCATATTCAGAATAGCCACGTCGGCAATCGCCCCCTCGGAAAGGTGCCCGAGCTCCGTTCGCTGGATAACCTGCGCAGGTTTCCAGGTGGAGGCATTGATGACCAGCTCCAAATCCATCCCCATCTGAAGGAATTTCGACATCACACTGAGCTGATCTTTCATGGCATTGTTGAAGCTGCCCGCATGGATGTCGGTGCTGATGGTGGTAGGATAGAAACCCGCTTTGATAGCAGGAATGGCCTGTGAATAGGAAAAGCTTATGCCACCGTACCCCACGTCAAACACAATCCCCCGTTTTTGCGCATCCCAAACAAAAGGTTTCAATTTTTTGGTAGCCGGATCAACAATAGGTTCTCTCGTATCCAGTTCCCCGAAGGCATGGGTGAAAATATCACCTGGTCTGAGGTGCTTCATAAAAAGGTCTTCGATCGAAAGAGGAGGGTTGTTCCCGCCAAAATCAACTATCACAGGCATTTTTGCAAGGTTACCTGCTTCTACGGCATTGTCTACCGGCGTCCATTCGGGGCCATTGAAATGAGCCACTTTAAAGCCTACAATATGTTCCTTATTTGACCGTGCCACAGCAGCAGCCATGCGGGGGTCCATGTCATTCAGGTTCTGCTCGTACACGCCGCCTCTCATGCCTTCACCAACAATGTTGAGAAACGACAGTACCCTGGTTTGAGAGTTATCAATGATGTTCTCTTTGAATGTAGGGAACGACTTCCAACCGGATCCTCCTGCGTCCACAATGGTAGTCACACCTACACGAAAGGTGAATCCGTCCGGCATAATAGCCGTCAACCCGTCGCTCAGGTAATGGTCAGGTTGTGTGCCGAAGAATACGTGTCCGTGTATGTCGATCAGCCCTGGGGTGATGTACATGCCTTTCGCATCTACCACCTGCCTGGCGCCGGTAGCATCGATGGTTTTGGCTACCCTGGCAATCTTTCCGTCGTGTATGGCAACATCCATCAACTCATTGATGTTGTTTTTGGGGTCAATGACGTGACCTCCTTTGATAACGATTTGGTAGGGCTGCGCTACGATGCTGGCAGTGACAAAGAAAAAGGCAATAATAGATAAGAAGCGTTTCATTGTAGTGGATTCAGGGTGTGAAAAGGAAGCCCGTCGTCTCACGGCGCCGGGCATTCATAGATAGTATTTTAAACGTAGGCGATGCAATCAATCTCCACCAGGGAGTCGCCGGGTACGCCACCGTAGGTTGCCACCGTGGTTCTCACTGGTGGCTTCGCACCAAACCTGCCTTTGTAAACCTCATTCATGGCTTTGTAGTCATTCAAATCAGCGAGGAAAACACTTACCTTTAGTACCTTTTCCATGGAGGATCCTGCTTTGATGAGTTCTTTTTCCAGTTCCTTTAGCACATGATCGGTGTGTGCTTTGATGTCGCCTTCGAAATGTGCCCCTTTTCCGGCGATAAACACCAGATTACCCATTTGAGTGGAGCCTGAAAATAAAGGCATGTCCTGAAAGGTAGTAATGTTGTTAGCCTTCTTTTCAAGAGTAGCTGGTGCGGCGTTGGCCGATGAGACGGCTCCAAAACCAGCGAAGCCAGCTATACCGGCAAAAAGTTTTTTCAGGGTAGATCTGCGTTCTAGTTTTTCCATGATAAGAGTCAGTTTAGCGTTGTATGATTGAGTACATGAGTAATATGACGTACAGCCTCAATTTGAGAAAAAAAAGCGAGAGTTAAAACTCTTATTATTTGTAAAATAGGGGGTGTGTGCGCAAACATCAGGCTAGCGACTCCAAATTTCGATCGAAGAGTGAAGCGGGAAAGCGGCGATTCAATATGATGAGTTCTGGTTTTTACCTTCCCTGATTAACATACTCTACCTGAATTTGAAGGATTGGTCGTGCACCGCTGGAAAGTGTAAGTGCATTTTTGTCGAGAGCAACCACATACCGGTTGCTATTCAGACTGTTAACAATCAGTGCGGTAGGCGTCTCGGTGATTGTATAAAGAAGTTTGTGGTTCCTTTTTCTTCTCTGGAATATACTGACCTCTTTTTTCTCGTCGTCGGCATGAACGTAATACGCCTTTCCTAATGTTAGCTGATTCTCAATCATAGAAACTTCAAAAGGCCGATTGGTTTCTGCTCTGAAAGTCGAGTTCGATGTTTTCATAATTTCTGCCCTTACTTTGCCCTTTCTGGCAAATGTTGGCCCGCTTTCGCTCAGTGAAAAAGTGAAGTCTTCCTTGTTGTTTTTGGTTACTTTAGTTTGCTCACCTTCCTGCTCCAGGGTGCGACAAATGGTTGCAGCTTCATCGGCGTCTCTTCCGCTACCCGTGCACAACTGGTCGCCTGCTTGAACAATAAAATGCTGTCTTTTTTTGGGTTGGCCATCTACACTGCAGTTGGTAGTCTTCAGGGTAAAGTCCCTGCTTTTATCCAGCTTTAAGAGATAACCCAGATCGAGGCATAAATTCCTGTTAAGGTCGAAAAACAGACCATTGCTCAGATCGAAGCCAAGGGGGTGGTAGCTCACAGGCTGCTCATGGTATTGATCATTTATATAGGAATAAGTTTTTTGTCTGATTAAGTCGGCACGCAGGCTGTACATATCGAAAGCAGGGCGAATGACTAACGGCTCTGGAAGAACTCGTGATGCTGAGTCAACCGGAATAATGCGAGGCCCCGTGCAACCGAAAAGGCAGATGATTAATAGCCAGGGTAGTGTGTTTTTCATAGTTATTGAATGCTGTTGCGGAAACACCCTCAAGATTTGTACCAAGCGGGGCTTTCGTATCTGCCGAGTCATGCGAAATTAAGGGAAAGCCACTTCGAATAATTGAATGAGGAAGAAATATCATTCTGGTGTATATTACCCTTTCGCTTAATAACTACACCTACTTACATGCTACTTACCTTTTTATCTTTTCTGGCTTTTACGGGTTTCGTCGCTCTTTTTTCGTGGTACAAACTCCGCAAAGACAAGCTGGACACTCAGGACGGCTACTTCCTCGGAGGCCGCAGCCTTACCGGCGTAGTCATCGCTGGCTCCATGCTACTTACCAATATTTCTACCGAGCACCTGATAGGGATGAATGGCTCGGCTTACAAAAATGGCTTCATCATCATTGCGTGGGAGGTGACGTCGGCGGTAGCGCTGGTCATTGGCGCTCTCTACTTCATTCCGACGTTCCTCAAAATGGGCTTGACGACGATCCCGCAATACCTTGAGTACCGCTTTGACCGAATTACGAGAACGCTGGTGGCTCTTTTCCTGATTGTATCGTTTGTAGTTACCCTGTTGCCGATTGTGCTTTATACTGGCGCTATTAACCTCGAAAGCATCTTTAACGTGTCTGAAACACTTGGGGTCACTCAGGGGCAGGGGCTGTGGGTGACAGTTATCATAATAGGAGTGATAGGCTCTATTTATGCCATTTTCGGTGGTTTGAAGGCGGTCGCTTTTTCTGACACCATCAATGGCTTTGGTCTGTTTATAGGAGGTCTGCTGGTGCTTGGGTTTGCTCTTTGGGACATCGGCGATGGCAATATGATTGAAGGCCTGAGTAAAGTGTACAAGGCCGCACCTGAGAAGTTCAATGTGATAGGAGCAAAGGATTCGGTGCTGCCATTCGAAACACTCTTTACCGGGTTGATGATTAACCAGCTGTACTTCTGGTGCATGAATCAGACCATTATTCAACGGGCTTTTGGGGCAATGAGCCTTGCGGAGGCGCAGAAGGGCCTTTTGTATACCGGCGTGCTAAAGCTGCTGGTGCCGTTGATCATTATTTTGCCTGGTGTGATTGGCTTTTACTATTTCGGCGACTCCCTTTACAACAATCAAGATTTGAT contains:
- a CDS encoding solute:sodium symporter family transporter, with translation MLLTFLSFLAFTGFVALFSWYKLRKDKLDTQDGYFLGGRSLTGVVIAGSMLLTNISTEHLIGMNGSAYKNGFIIIAWEVTSAVALVIGALYFIPTFLKMGLTTIPQYLEYRFDRITRTLVALFLIVSFVVTLLPIVLYTGAINLESIFNVSETLGVTQGQGLWVTVIIIGVIGSIYAIFGGLKAVAFSDTINGFGLFIGGLLVLGFALWDIGDGNMIEGLSKVYKAAPEKFNVIGAKDSVLPFETLFTGLMINQLYFWCMNQTIIQRAFGAMSLAEAQKGLLYTGVLKLLVPLIIILPGVIGFYYFGDSLYNNQDLIYPELIKKVLPVGLTGFFAAVVLGAVLSTFNSVLNSTATIFSLGIYKRHLNKDASEKQLVWIGKLTSIILAVCAIVAAPMVAGAPEGLYQLLQQLNGIFFIPIASILIAGLFIPRISAVGAKAALFIGLAFYILTSFIFKVDIHFVHLWGIEFILNMIVMFGVSYFYPNTNTFKPADIESIQMHPWKYARHLGLLLVVLTVAIYIWLGQ
- a CDS encoding RidA family protein, translating into MEKLERRSTLKKLFAGIAGFAGFGAVSSANAAPATLEKKANNITTFQDMPLFSGSTQMGNLVFIAGKGAHFEGDIKAHTDHVLKELEKELIKAGSSMEKVLKVSVFLADLNDYKAMNEVYKGRFGAKPPVRTTVATYGGVPGDSLVEIDCIAYV
- a CDS encoding amidohydrolase/deacetylase family metallohydrolase; its protein translation is MKRFLSIIAFFFVTASIVAQPYQIVIKGGHVIDPKNNINELMDVAIHDGKIARVAKTIDATGARQVVDAKGMYITPGLIDIHGHVFFGTQPDHYLSDGLTAIMPDGFTFRVGVTTIVDAGGSGWKSFPTFKENIIDNSQTRVLSFLNIVGEGMRGGVYEQNLNDMDPRMAAAVARSNKEHIVGFKVAHFNGPEWTPVDNAVEAGNLAKMPVIVDFGGNNPPLSIEDLFMKHLRPGDIFTHAFGELDTREPIVDPATKKLKPFVWDAQKRGIVFDVGYGGISFSYSQAIPAIKAGFYPTTISTDIHAGSFNNAMKDQLSVMSKFLQMGMDLELVINASTWKPAQVIQRTELGHLSEGAIADVAILNMRKGNFGFFDYRGHKETGTQKFECEMTIKGGRIVYDLNGIANPVVLPR